From the genome of candidate division WOR-3 bacterium:
CAGTTATAAGTCGGCTCAACAAAGAGGGTTTCGGCAATCCAGGTTCTGCCGCCATCCAGGGATGCCGCATGGCCAACCTGGCGGTACCCGACGCGAAAATCACGCCAGTCCGCGACAAGATTTAATGTATCAGTAGGATTTATTACAATCTGCTGCTCATTCTGAATCTGAGTTGTATTATCAGTATTTACCTTGATATTGAGAAATCCCTGACCAAATAAAAGACTGACAATGAATACAAAAAAAGCAATATTTTTAAACATAAAGACCTCCTCAATTATTTATCTTCTTTACCATTTTTTTCTAAATTAGATCAAAAAAGTCAAATTTATTCCATTATTACAATCTTTTCCTCTATGCTGCCTTCTGGGTATTCCATCCTTAATATATATAAGCCGGGTGGAACTTTCTTTCCATTTTGGTCATCTCCATTCCAGTAGATATTGAACCTCCCAGCGCCGATTACCCGGAATAAATCTTTTACCAAGCGTCCGGTATTATCAAAGACCTTTAGGCTGGTAATCCCTCTATCGGTGTTGAAACTGATGGCAATTCCTTTATTTGAAGGATTGGGGTAGATCGATAATGCAATCCTGCTTTTCTCTTTTCTTGGTCTTTCCTCAAAACCAACGACCGGTAATATTGAGAAAGGTCGGGGTGTTAGGGCAACTGCTGTATCATTGGAAGTAGCAGCGGTAAACTTAATGTAGCAATTATTTGAACCCTGGATATTGGAAGGTATTCGCCATTGATACCGGCAGTTATTTTTGAGATTACTGGCAATCAATGTCCAGGGACCATTGGGACCGGTTGTGGACAACTCCAGTTTTATAGTGGCGATACCCACAGGTACACCACAGGTCCATTTTATAAACTGAACCGAATTGCGATAGAATTTTTCACCGCCTCGGGGGAATACAGGAAAGATGAAGAGGTTTTGCGAAACCGAAGATTCTTTATAAAATCTGGGGCAATTTACACTCCCCGACCTGCCCACGAGGGCGATGTCCGGATAACCATTATGGTCGGCATCGGCACCTACCCTGAATGCACTGACCGTGCCCGGACCGGGAATATAAAAAGTTGTATCATGAATCCAATTACCTTGGCCATCCCCCAGCCAGATTGTTATGATACTATCACCAAAGGCGCATAGGTCAATGAAGCCATCAATATTCATATCGCACAGTTGGGTCAAACGATAACGACCGGCCGTCGGTAAATTTCCAGAAAATTGACTCCAAGTATTATTACCCTGCCATCTCCATACCTCAACACCACCATTTGTATTACAAAAAGCAAAATCAAGGTCGCCATCATTATCAACATCGCCCAAAGACGGACCGGGACGACCGTTGCTACCACCGGGTGGTAGATTACCATCAGCAAGTATAAAACCACCAGCACCATTGTTAAGGTAGATGCTTCCATATTGATGGGCAGCGCAGAAATCCACATATCCATCGTTGTTCACATCACCGAAGAGAAAATCATTGGTGGAATTACCGCCTAAAAAACCAAAACACTGATGCCAGATTCCATCAAGATGGTTGACAAATATATGAACACCATCGTTGCCACCGAATGAATTTGCACCTAAGTCTAAATCACCGTCATTATCTATATCAGCAAAATCAGTACAGAACATTCCCCAGTTCACAGGGAATATTGTATCACCGATAGATATTCCATCATCCCAAGGAATCCAATTTTGACCCGTGCCATCACCCAGCGCCACCTCCAGTATAGAATCGCCA
Proteins encoded in this window:
- a CDS encoding T9SS type A sorting domain-containing protein; the protein is MRKHHMLTILFVYSIAFALSYVESSVGLNVPQMETGRTEIEMVDINNDGNIDILSIGDHGSPYVNTQEHGVMVWFGNGQGIWSVYQNGDFGYGGIAIGDVNNDGFLDIGYGMHHNESNNDFGDSILEVALGDGTGQNWIPWDDGISIGDTIFPVNWGMFCTDFADIDNDGDLDLGANSFGGNDGVHIFVNHLDGIWHQCFGFLGGNSTNDFLFGDVNNDGYVDFCAAHQYGSIYLNNGAGGFILADGNLPPGGSNGRPGPSLGDVDNDGDLDFAFCNTNGGVEVWRWQGNNTWSQFSGNLPTAGRYRLTQLCDMNIDGFIDLCAFGDSIITIWLGDGQGNWIHDTTFYIPGPGTVSAFRVGADADHNGYPDIALVGRSGSVNCPRFYKESSVSQNLFIFPVFPRGGEKFYRNSVQFIKWTCGVPVGIATIKLELSTTGPNGPWTLIASNLKNNCRYQWRIPSNIQGSNNCYIKFTAATSNDTAVALTPRPFSILPVVGFEERPRKEKSRIALSIYPNPSNKGIAISFNTDRGITSLKVFDNTGRLVKDLFRVIGAGRFNIYWNGDDQNGKKVPPGLYILRMEYPEGSIEEKIVIME